The following are from one region of the Schistocerca cancellata isolate TAMUIC-IGC-003103 chromosome 11, iqSchCanc2.1, whole genome shotgun sequence genome:
- the LOC126108315 gene encoding TD and POZ domain-containing protein 1-like — protein sequence MSAVTEVQNTTTEALAALLDGGEGALVTLVAGETRVAAHRAVLAAASPVFKAMFAHDMLEASCSQVSIDDVEGPVLRLLVAYTYTLQAPQLPDTAAQLLAAADKYGLSALKAACERQLISQLAVETAAATAVTAVRHSCPDATRAAVAFIKDHLQVMATRGWADAVLECPQEVNEVIRQLREPPAEASSPTATGGGSTPNSDRQPHSGHSRTPAAAAPPTSARHTPPPDDAAVSLFWCLSGAERGRRLIEAAKVGAVEEVQLLLAAGADLGSRDGDGETALHWAALRGHAAVVRLLLSAASHPDARDQWWRTPLHWAARNGHAEAAAALLQAGADRGKTDEDGETPLDYARQQNQHHLIEMLTQR from the exons ATGTCGGCAGTTACGGAGGTTCAGAACACCACAACCGAGGCCCTGGCCGCCCTGCTAGACGGGGGTGAAGGCGCCCTGGTGACGCTGGTGGCGGGCGAGACGAGGGTGGCGGCTCACAGGGCCGTGTTGGCAGCCGCGAGCCCCGTGTTCAAAGCTATGTTCGCGCACGACATGCTGGAGGCCAGCTGCAGCCAGGTGAGCATCGAcgacgtggagggcccggtgctgagGCTCCTGGTGGCCTACACGTATACCCTGCAGGCCCCCCAGCTGCCCGACACGGCCGCCCAGCTGCTGGCGGCGGCCGACAAGTACGGCTTGTCGGCCCTGAAGGCTGCCTGCGAGCGGCAGCTGATCTCGCAGTTGGCCGTCGAGACCGCAGCGGCGACGGCCGTCACGGCAGTGAGGCACTCGTGCCCGGACGCCACCAGGGCTGCCGTCGCCTTCATAAAGGACCACCTGCAGGTGATGGCCACGCGGGGCTGGGCGGACGCTGTGCTCGAGTGTCCACAAGAAGTCAACGAAGTCATCCGTCAACTCCGTGAGCCACCAGCAGAAGCCAG CTCGCCGACCGCCACAGGGGGCGGGTCCACCCCCAACTCTGACCGTCAACCTCACAGCGGCCACAGCCGGACTCCTGCTGCAGCTGCGCCTCCCACGTCTGCCCGACACACCCCTCCACCTGATGACGCAGCCGTCTCGCTCTTCTG GTGCCTTTCTGGGGCAGAGCGAGGCAGGAGGCTGATAGAGGCGGCTAAGGtgggggcggtggaggaggtgcaGCTGTTGCTCGCGGCTGGGGCGGACTTGGGGTCGAGAGACGGGGACGGGGAGACCGCCCTGCACTGGGCTGCACTGAGAGGCCACGcggctgtggtgcggctgctgctctCTGCGGCGTCCCACCCCGACGCCAGGGATCAGTGGTGGCGGACGCCGCTGCACTGGGCGGCACGGAATGGCCACGCAGAAGCGGCGGCTGCGTTGCTGCAGGCCGGAGCCGACAGGGGGAAGACGGATGAAGATGGGGAGACCCCCCTGGACTACGCCAGGCAGCAAAACCAACACCATCTCATCGAGATGCTAACACAGCGTTAA